DNA from Xanthomonas hyacinthi:
TTCCAGTTCCGAACTCAGCAGCGAACGCCAGGTCAGCTGTTCGGCCTGGTCGTTGACGATGTAGCCATGCACGAACACCGCCAGCGACAGCAGCGCCGCATAGCCGACCAGCCACAGGGTGATGCGCTGCCGCAGCCCGGTCCTACGCGGCATGCTCTTGCTCGTGCGGGTCCACCACTGCGAGCCGGTAGCCGATGCGTGGCAGGGTGTGGATCAGCTTGGTCGCGAACGGGCCGTCCACGCTGCGCCGCAGGTCGTAGATGTGCGAGCGCAGCATGTCGCCGTCCGGCGGCTCGTCGCCCCACAGCGCCTGCTCCAGGCGGTCGCGGGTGACCGCGGCCGGGCTGGCCTGCATCAGCACTTCCAGCAGTTTGCGGCAGGCCGGATACAGGTGCAGGGTGCGGCCGCCGCGGGTCGCCTCCAGCGTGCCCAGGTCCAGTTGCAGGTCGCCCACGCGCAGCAGCTTGCTGCGGCCGCGGCCGTTGGCGCGCAGCAGCAGCGCCTCCAGCCGCACTTCCAGCTCCGGCAGCGCGAACGGCTTGGTCAGGTAGTCGTCGGCGCCGGCGCGGAAACCGGCGA
Protein-coding regions in this window:
- a CDS encoding response regulator transcription factor, which gives rise to MRLLVIEDNRNLVANLFDYFEVRGHTLDAAPDGVTGLHLATTQHYDAVILDWMLPRLDGPQVLRAMREQHHAEVPVIMLTARDELPDKIAGFRAGADDYLTKPFALPELEVRLEALLLRANGRGRSKLLRVGDLQLDLGTLEATRGGRTLHLYPACRKLLEVLMQASPAAVTRDRLEQALWGDEPPDGDMLRSHIYDLRRSVDGPFATKLIHTLPRIGYRLAVVDPHEQEHAA